In the Leptotrichia sp. oral taxon 223 genome, CACCCACAATTAGCGTAATTCCTTTTGGAATCCCCATTCCACTTACTTCTTTACCACTTGGAAGTTTTAACGTAATCTCAAATTTTTCTGGACTTTTAAACTTAACTGCATTTTTCATAGGCTTGTCTGAAACTCCACTTTCACGTGGAAGCACAGAATCATTAGCCACAAACGCAACAAGCCCTTTTTCCTTCAATATTTTTCTTGCATATTCCTGATCCAGCACTAGAATTACCTGCTCATTTAGCGCTCTTTTATTCAAATTATCATAAATAATGGATTTCTCTACAATTTCAGGCAGCTGCTCAAAAATAATTTTCTGTGCGGCTTTTCCCATTATCCGTCTTCCTCTGGCAGGCATCCCCATTTCAAACCTCACTTCAACTTTATCTCCCTTTATGAGAACTGAAGTTCTTTCCAAAATTTCCTGTCCGCATCTGTCAATAAAAATTCTTCCACTTTCCCCAGTTCCTGTACTATCATTCCCACTTTTCTGAATTTCCCTGTAAAAATTTCTAGTAAGAAAATCCGAAACTGCAATATTCTTATCCTTCGTATCTGTCAGCTCATAAGGAATCCCGCAAATTTTCCTATCCATTATAACTCTCATTTTTGAAGGTGGAGCATAAGGATCTGACTGCACATGATCAATCGCAAGAACATACTTTTCAAACCTATATTCCCCTTTAAGCGACTTATACGCCGAATAACTTTTTCCATCCATTGAAAATAATATTTTTTCTAATTCTTTATAATTTTTCATCTTTTTCAATTCCTCCTAATAATCCTCTTTATTTTTGAATTTTATTGTTTATGCCAATCCACTGGAAAATCCATTCTATCCAAAATATCATTTACACTAATAGAATTTAACTTATCTTCTAATTTTGTTACTAAATATTTTAAAGAAGAAGTAAGATATTCATAATCATTTTTTGACAAAAAAATTTTTAAAACACTATACAAAGTAAATAATTTCTGATTATTCAAAACACGTCCATTTATCAAAGGTTTTTGTCCAGCAATATGTCCTCTTAAAGTAAAATTATAAAATCTTTCATTATGAGCCGCAACATTTCTAAACAATGAACAAGCATTTAAAAAAGTGCTTATAATTTTTATATTTAAATTCAGATAACTATTATAATCATTCTTATAAAGTTTTTTAAAATGTTCCATTACATTTTGCTTGACATCAAGTTCTAAAATATCAAATAATATTGAAATATTTCCTAATGTTAAAAAATGTATTGTTATCCAAAAAGGAATATTGTCTTTTATTGAATAATGCTTTATTATTTCTTTACTTTTATTTATTTTATGTCCATATAATTTAATAAGTACAGATTTTCCCTTCTCATTTAATCTTTCTATATAATTAGATGGATCTAAATATGTTTCTTTGATATTTTTATCATAATAATCTGAAAAATAATAAGCAATGGCTGTTTTAAAGTATTTTTCTATTTTTGTAAGAAAATTAAAAAATAATATTCTAAGTTCCCCATCGAAATCATGAAGAGCTTTTAATTCATTAAAATGTACATTTGGAAAATAAATATCTTCATTATTTCCATCCTTTCCAATTACAAAAGGCTCCTTATAAAAGTTAATAATAGAGTAATAGTTATCTCTCATCAAATAAAATTTTGTATTGCTGTCTGTATTCATCCTTTTTCTTTTATTAGGTTCATCTAAACCATTAAGAATCGCAACCTGTTCATCAAATGTTTTAAATGGCTTATCCATAAAATCCTCCCCTTATATATGTAAAAAAGCCTCAACAAAGAGGCTTTTAATACAGTCTATATAAACCCAATTTTATAAGCATAATATAGAACGATCCTTTATATTTTCATTATACCTTCTAAAAATTAAAAAGTCAAGCCTCCATCAAATTCTTTTTTACCAATTCATCAACTATTTCTTGATTTAATTTCATAATAAAATCTTGAAAATCCTCTTTTTTATAATATTTTTGAACAATCTTCTTCAGTTGCTCTAATTGTTTACATTCATCTTCCATTCCAACTTGTCCTTATCATAAAATTAAATATTAAAACAATTTTGAATCTCTCATAAAATATATCTTTCCAAAAACACCCCAATCCCATCACTATTATTATCCTCCGTAATAAAATCTGCCACACTTTTCGTAAGTTTGCTTCCATTTCCCATAACGACTCCAATTCCAGCGTTTTTTACCATGTCATAGTCGTTATCT is a window encoding:
- a CDS encoding Abi family protein, with translation MDKPFKTFDEQVAILNGLDEPNKRKRMNTDSNTKFYLMRDNYYSIINFYKEPFVIGKDGNNEDIYFPNVHFNELKALHDFDGELRILFFNFLTKIEKYFKTAIAYYFSDYYDKNIKETYLDPSNYIERLNEKGKSVLIKLYGHKINKSKEIIKHYSIKDNIPFWITIHFLTLGNISILFDILELDVKQNVMEHFKKLYKNDYNSYLNLNIKIISTFLNACSLFRNVAAHNERFYNFTLRGHIAGQKPLINGRVLNNQKLFTLYSVLKIFLSKNDYEYLTSSLKYLVTKLEDKLNSISVNDILDRMDFPVDWHKQ